A single genomic interval of Paenibacillus macerans harbors:
- a CDS encoding alpha/beta hydrolase — MRIVNLNPNSSSGARLVGYLHDIEKESMGNRLERPCVVICPGGGFEMLSPREADPPATAFFAKGYHVFTLYYSIRENASELRPVIDISRAIGKIRENAAEWGIIPNKIAVCGFSAGGYVAASSGTLWDHAKLQEATGGKGEQGRPDAMVLCYPVITAGEFAHRGSIERLGPGWSDAEREASFSLEKYVTASTPPAFLWHTVEDAAVPVENSMLFASALRRAGVPFECHLYQNGRHGMSMCSTEVGDPDDHLATWFPLCLEWLGRQFAFEY; from the coding sequence ATGAGGATCGTTAACTTGAACCCGAATTCCAGTAGCGGGGCCAGACTGGTCGGTTATTTGCACGATATCGAAAAAGAAAGCATGGGCAACCGTTTGGAGCGGCCCTGCGTGGTGATCTGCCCCGGCGGCGGCTTTGAGATGCTTTCGCCGCGGGAAGCGGACCCGCCGGCTACGGCTTTTTTTGCCAAAGGGTATCATGTGTTTACGCTGTATTATTCCATTCGCGAGAATGCGAGCGAGCTGCGGCCGGTCATAGACATCTCTCGAGCGATCGGGAAAATCAGGGAAAACGCCGCGGAGTGGGGCATTATCCCCAACAAGATCGCCGTTTGCGGTTTTTCGGCAGGCGGGTATGTGGCGGCTTCGTCGGGGACCTTATGGGACCATGCCAAGCTGCAGGAAGCCACTGGCGGCAAAGGCGAACAAGGCCGGCCGGATGCGATGGTGCTGTGTTATCCGGTTATTACGGCGGGCGAATTTGCGCACCGGGGTTCCATTGAACGTCTGGGTCCCGGATGGAGTGATGCAGAACGAGAAGCGTCGTTTTCGCTGGAGAAATATGTAACCGCCTCAACGCCTCCCGCCTTCTTGTGGCATACAGTGGAGGACGCTGCCGTGCCGGTGGAAAATTCCATGCTGTTCGCTTCAGCGCTGCGGCGAGCCGGCGTGCCTTTCGAATGCCATCTCTACCAAAACGGCAGACACGGGATGTCGATGTGCAGCACGGAGGTAGGCGATCCCGACGACCATCTGGCCACCTGGTTTCCGTTATGCCTGGAGTGGCTGGGCCGGCAGTTTGCATTTGAATATTAA
- a CDS encoding AraC family transcriptional regulator — protein sequence MDIPKGTYGFRFAEDKELQLCRLFAAGCDSITTPSYRWDGLERTDGPLLLFQYTLSGEGVYESGNRTYRVTAGQAFLAEIPGPHRYYYPPESQEPWDFLFLLFRPELILPHWRKFLREAGEVPQLPADCAPVRLLRMMVADAAAGRITDPLIASSCVYQFMTELARMQVATLRDRENWPENVRRAAEFIELNYSRMISIDQLSEHVSLSKYHLIRRFSASTGLTPGAYLTRVRTEKAMELLRGTGLSIEAIAERIGYSSGSYFIKAFRSLTGLTPGEFRNGSESLAYRKLFFD from the coding sequence ATGGACATCCCCAAAGGCACCTACGGTTTTCGGTTCGCGGAAGATAAGGAGCTCCAGTTATGCAGATTATTTGCGGCGGGCTGTGATTCTATCACCACGCCTTCTTATCGTTGGGACGGACTGGAGCGGACCGATGGACCTCTCCTGCTGTTCCAATACACCCTTTCCGGCGAAGGCGTATATGAGTCGGGGAACCGGACTTACCGCGTCACCGCCGGACAGGCTTTTCTCGCCGAAATTCCAGGACCCCATCGCTATTATTATCCCCCGGAATCTCAAGAGCCTTGGGATTTTCTGTTCCTGCTGTTCCGGCCCGAGCTGATATTGCCCCATTGGCGCAAATTCCTGCGCGAGGCGGGAGAGGTTCCGCAGCTGCCGGCAGACTGTGCGCCAGTCCGGCTATTGCGAATGATGGTGGCCGATGCCGCAGCGGGCAGAATCACCGATCCCTTGATCGCATCGTCCTGTGTCTACCAGTTCATGACGGAACTTGCCAGGATGCAGGTCGCAACGCTGCGGGACAGGGAGAACTGGCCGGAGAACGTAAGGCGCGCGGCCGAATTTATCGAGCTCAACTATTCGCGGATGATCAGCATCGATCAGCTTTCCGAGCATGTCTCCCTGTCCAAATACCATTTGATCCGCCGCTTTTCGGCCAGCACCGGCCTGACGCCCGGCGCTTACTTAACCCGCGTCCGCACCGAGAAAGCCATGGAGCTGCTGCGGGGAACCGGCCTCAGCATTGAGGCGATAGCCGAGCGGATCGGCTACTCCAGCGGAAGTTATTTTATCAAAGCGTTCCGCAGCTTGACGGGGCTTACTCCGGGAGAATTCCGCAACGGGAGCGAAAGCCTTGCTTACCGAAAGTTGTTCTTCGATTAA
- the arcA gene encoding arginine deiminase, translated as MEHPMHVASEIGELQTVLLKRPGQELENLTPDYLQPLLFDDIPYLPVIQKEHDYFAQTLRNRGIEVLYLEKLAAEALADKKLREEFVDRVLEEARAEGDVSQQILKEYLLSFANEDLVQKIMSGVRKNEIETSKKMQLYEFMEDHSPFYLVPMPNLYFTRDPAAVIGDGLTINKMRETARRRESLFMEYIINHHPRFAGHHVPVWLDRNYQFPIEGGDELILNEETIAIGVSARTSAKAIERLALNLFSRQEKFKRVLAIEIPKCRAFMHLDTVFTMVDYDKFTIHPAIQGPQGNMNIYVLEQGPDEETLKITRHTSLIESLKEVLGLKDLVLIPCGGGDEIASAREQWNDGSNTLAIAPGVVVTYDRNYVSNALLREHGIEVIEILSSELSRGRGGPRCMSMPIVRKDI; from the coding sequence ATGGAGCATCCCATGCATGTTGCTTCGGAAATTGGGGAATTACAAACGGTATTATTAAAACGTCCTGGGCAGGAATTGGAAAACTTAACGCCGGATTATTTACAGCCGTTATTATTTGACGATATCCCCTATTTGCCGGTGATTCAAAAAGAACATGATTATTTTGCCCAAACATTACGCAATCGGGGAATTGAAGTTCTTTATTTGGAAAAACTCGCGGCTGAGGCGTTGGCGGATAAGAAATTGAGAGAAGAATTTGTTGACCGTGTTTTAGAGGAAGCAAGGGCTGAAGGAGATGTTTCACAGCAAATTTTAAAAGAATATTTACTTTCCTTCGCCAATGAAGATTTAGTTCAAAAAATAATGAGCGGGGTACGGAAAAACGAAATTGAAACGAGCAAGAAAATGCAACTCTATGAATTTATGGAGGATCATTCCCCGTTTTATTTGGTTCCCATGCCGAATTTGTATTTTACCCGTGATCCCGCAGCGGTTATTGGCGACGGATTAACGATTAATAAAATGAGAGAAACCGCGCGCAGACGTGAATCATTGTTTATGGAGTACATTATCAATCATCACCCGAGATTTGCCGGTCATCATGTGCCGGTTTGGCTGGATCGCAACTATCAATTTCCCATTGAAGGCGGCGATGAGCTCATTTTGAATGAAGAAACGATTGCCATTGGCGTGTCTGCCCGCACTTCAGCTAAAGCCATCGAACGATTAGCCCTAAATCTATTTAGCCGCCAAGAAAAGTTCAAGCGAGTGCTGGCCATAGAAATCCCAAAATGCCGGGCATTTATGCATTTGGACACCGTATTTACGATGGTTGATTATGATAAATTTACCATTCATCCGGCGATCCAGGGACCGCAAGGGAATATGAATATTTATGTTTTGGAGCAAGGTCCGGATGAAGAAACGCTTAAAATTACCCGCCACACTTCTTTAATAGAATCGCTAAAAGAGGTATTGGGCTTAAAGGATTTGGTTCTCATTCCTTGCGGAGGAGGAGATGAAATCGCCTCGGCTCGCGAACAATGGAATGACGGATCCAATACACTGGCCATTGCGCCGGGGGTAGTTGTTACGTATGACCGCAACTATGTATCAAACGCTTTATTGCGTGAACACGGCATCGAGGTCATTGAAATATTGAGCTCGGAATTATCCCGTGGCCGTGGGGGTCCGCGTTGCATGAGCATGCCAATCGTTCGCAAAGATATTTAA
- the arcC gene encoding carbamate kinase, with protein sequence MTRRKIVVALGGNAIQSGNATAKAQQEALEKTAEQLVKIIENDVDVVFVHGNGPQVGNILLQQKAAESEKTPAMPLDTCGAMSQGMIGYWMGNAIAKVLRKQNINKDVVTIVTRVVVDEKDEAFNNPTKPIGPFYTEDEARDLMKETKVVFKEDAGRGWRRVVPSPTPVSILEYKVIDSLVKAGNIVIAVGGGGNPVIHGKEGLTGTEAVIDKDFAAQKLAELVEADTLVILTAVDFVYVNFNKPNQKRLESVTVDELEGYVKEQHFAAGSMLPKIEAAINFVNANSERKAIITSLDKVNEALEGKTGTVISKQKGPVHA encoded by the coding sequence ATGACACGAAGAAAAATTGTAGTGGCACTAGGCGGAAATGCGATACAATCCGGTAATGCTACGGCAAAGGCACAGCAAGAAGCATTGGAAAAAACGGCGGAACAACTTGTAAAAATTATAGAAAATGATGTGGATGTCGTATTTGTCCATGGGAACGGTCCGCAAGTGGGGAATATTTTATTGCAGCAAAAGGCGGCCGAATCGGAAAAAACGCCCGCCATGCCGTTGGATACTTGCGGTGCGATGAGCCAAGGCATGATCGGCTATTGGATGGGAAATGCGATTGCAAAAGTATTAAGAAAACAAAATATAAATAAAGATGTGGTAACCATCGTAACGCGAGTGGTCGTCGATGAAAAAGACGAAGCCTTTAACAATCCCACAAAACCAATCGGGCCTTTTTATACAGAGGATGAAGCAAGAGACTTAATGAAGGAAACCAAAGTAGTATTTAAAGAAGACGCAGGAAGAGGATGGAGACGGGTTGTACCGTCGCCAACGCCTGTAAGCATTCTTGAATATAAAGTGATCGATTCTTTGGTAAAGGCCGGGAATATCGTCATTGCTGTGGGCGGCGGCGGAAATCCGGTCATTCATGGTAAAGAAGGATTAACGGGGACCGAAGCGGTGATTGATAAAGACTTCGCCGCTCAGAAATTAGCAGAATTAGTAGAGGCCGATACGCTTGTCATTTTAACGGCAGTGGATTTTGTGTATGTGAATTTCAATAAGCCAAATCAAAAAAGGTTAGAGTCTGTAACCGTTGATGAATTAGAAGGATATGTAAAAGAACAGCATTTTGCGGCGGGAAGCATGCTTCCTAAAATTGAAGCTGCCATCAATTTCGTGAATGCAAATTCAGAACGAAAAGCTATTATTACCTCTCTAGACAAGGTCAATGAAGCGTTGGAAGGAAAAACGGGTACGGTTATTTCTAAACAAAAGGGACCTGTGCATGCATAA
- the arcD gene encoding arginine-ornithine antiporter, protein MGEDNKLGLFTLTALVVGSMIGGGAFNLASDMAKEAGAGAMIIGWIITGIGMIALGLSFQNLTNKRPDLDGGIFSYAKAGFGNFMGFNSAWGYWVAAWLGNVAYATLLFSALGYFFPIFDGGQNIASIIGASILLWCVHLLILRGVQSAALINLVTTIAKLVPVFVFIIVGIFAFRIDIFIDGFWGQGGTFAWGAVGSQVKSTMLVTLWVFTGVEGAVVLSGRAKNKRDVGKATVIGLIGTLIIYVLITLLSLGLMQQADIAQLKNPAMAYLFESVVGKWGAAFINLGLVVSASGAWLGWTLLASEIPYLAAKDSVFPKWFAKENKNKAPVNSLWITNGLIQLFLLTFMISDQAYNFAFSLASSAILIPYAFSAFYQLKYSLRSKEKDRTINIIIGIVASIYGIWLVYAAGLDYLLLAMTLYAPGIFIYYKLQKKSKPKRIFTRAELILSVAIAALAIFTIYELVTGNITI, encoded by the coding sequence ATGGGTGAAGATAACAAATTAGGATTATTTACACTAACGGCTCTAGTTGTCGGTTCGATGATCGGCGGCGGAGCGTTTAACCTGGCAAGCGATATGGCCAAAGAAGCCGGCGCCGGAGCGATGATTATCGGATGGATTATCACAGGAATCGGCATGATTGCGCTTGGATTATCCTTTCAGAATTTAACTAACAAAAGACCGGATTTGGATGGCGGTATTTTTAGCTACGCCAAAGCCGGGTTTGGAAACTTTATGGGATTTAACAGCGCATGGGGGTATTGGGTAGCCGCTTGGCTTGGCAATGTAGCTTACGCGACCTTATTATTTAGTGCGTTGGGGTATTTTTTTCCCATTTTTGATGGGGGGCAAAATATAGCCTCGATTATTGGGGCGAGCATATTGCTCTGGTGTGTTCACCTGCTGATTTTACGAGGCGTACAATCGGCGGCGCTTATCAACTTAGTAACTACAATCGCGAAATTAGTACCTGTGTTTGTGTTTATTATTGTGGGAATCTTTGCTTTTCGAATCGATATATTCATAGACGGATTTTGGGGACAAGGCGGTACTTTTGCTTGGGGGGCGGTAGGCAGCCAAGTTAAAAGCACCATGCTTGTAACTCTCTGGGTATTTACTGGTGTTGAAGGGGCTGTTGTCTTATCCGGCCGCGCCAAAAATAAACGTGATGTCGGGAAAGCGACCGTCATTGGATTGATAGGCACACTTATTATTTACGTATTGATTACATTATTATCTCTCGGGCTGATGCAGCAAGCGGATATTGCCCAGTTAAAAAATCCGGCTATGGCCTATTTATTTGAAAGTGTTGTTGGAAAATGGGGCGCTGCATTTATTAACCTGGGTTTGGTTGTTTCCGCCTCAGGCGCTTGGCTAGGCTGGACTTTACTTGCATCTGAAATTCCCTATCTAGCCGCTAAAGATAGTGTATTTCCAAAGTGGTTTGCGAAAGAGAATAAAAACAAAGCTCCTGTAAATTCATTATGGATTACCAATGGTTTAATTCAACTGTTTTTATTAACTTTCATGATTTCGGATCAAGCGTATAATTTTGCGTTTTCTCTAGCATCCTCAGCCATTTTAATTCCCTATGCGTTTTCGGCGTTCTATCAATTGAAGTATAGCTTGCGATCCAAAGAAAAAGACCGAACCATCAATATAATCATTGGTATAGTCGCAAGTATTTATGGAATTTGGTTGGTTTATGCGGCTGGGCTGGATTACTTGTTATTGGCCATGACCTTATATGCACCAGGCATTTTCATCTATTATAAGCTGCAAAAGAAAAGTAAACCAAAGCGGATCTTTACTCGGGCGGAACTGATCTTATCCGTTGCTATTGCCGCTTTAGCAATATTCACCATCTATGAATTAGTTACGGGGAACATTACGATTTGA
- a CDS encoding Crp/Fnr family transcriptional regulator translates to MNKRNVIENLKQFDLFADLSEKKLQSLTEFVYWRTYKKGQFLFLEGDSRERIYLMLDGFVKLERVNQSGNLLYEDYVKRYSIFPYGGMFTDKRYTYSAEALTDVDVYYIPAAIFEDMLKANQKQLIFVVQQFSLILKLHEHRVQYITTPNAQDRVIQSLNYLRQDLGEQNGEEIVISCPLTTIEISKISGTSRETVSCVLNQLKKDHIITVSGKKIIIHDPAYFEKISI, encoded by the coding sequence ATGAATAAAAGGAATGTAATAGAAAATTTAAAACAGTTTGACTTGTTTGCTGATTTATCTGAAAAAAAATTGCAAAGCTTAACGGAGTTTGTCTATTGGCGAACTTATAAGAAGGGTCAATTTTTATTTTTGGAAGGGGATTCAAGGGAACGCATTTACCTGATGTTAGATGGCTTTGTAAAGTTGGAGCGGGTCAATCAAAGTGGAAACTTACTCTATGAGGACTATGTGAAACGATATTCAATTTTTCCTTACGGCGGTATGTTTACGGATAAAAGATATACTTACTCGGCAGAAGCTTTGACAGATGTAGATGTGTATTATATTCCAGCGGCGATTTTTGAAGATATGTTGAAGGCCAATCAAAAGCAATTAATATTTGTGGTTCAGCAGTTTTCTTTGATCTTAAAACTTCATGAACATCGTGTTCAATATATTACAACACCTAATGCACAGGATCGGGTAATTCAGTCACTTAATTATTTAAGACAGGATTTGGGGGAACAAAACGGTGAAGAGATTGTCATTTCGTGTCCACTGACCACCATCGAAATCTCCAAAATATCCGGAACGTCACGAGAAACGGTTAGCTGCGTGTTAAATCAGTTAAAGAAAGATCATATTATCACCGTATCAGGTAAAAAAATTATAATACATGACCCCGCTTATTTCGAGAAAATCTCGATATGA
- a CDS encoding transposase, with product MEVNTGTELQPFSSRFNSEQDCMEALIAMKWPSGFVCPRCAHTRCSRLTSRHIPLFECGKCKHQTSPLVGTIFEGTHLPLLKWFEALDLFLLPGGISALRLSKVIRVTYKTAWSLLHKIRHAVGEFDARELLSGDVKVNSDQYGRNPSRCQLTHPYASAVVAGCTVTESGEPEQVKIRLVPHKRGGEKRANRHDLTAFISGHVDVRTSAVQLFPQAFRLYAPLRKVVREAWESLKSTYGALGLKHLQAYLNEYTGRRRLRLPGGLPGAEETMRQKLLQMCVAIPTIPYRKLIARQPNQPLAAAA from the coding sequence ATGGAAGTCAATACGGGAACGGAACTTCAACCATTCAGCAGCCGTTTTAACAGCGAGCAGGACTGCATGGAGGCGTTGATCGCGATGAAGTGGCCAAGCGGCTTTGTCTGCCCGCGCTGCGCTCACACCCGGTGCAGCCGTCTAACTTCCCGGCATATCCCCTTGTTCGAGTGCGGAAAGTGCAAGCATCAAACATCGCCATTGGTCGGCACGATTTTTGAAGGAACGCATCTGCCCTTGCTCAAGTGGTTCGAGGCCCTGGATTTATTCCTGCTCCCGGGCGGCATCTCGGCGCTGCGGCTGAGCAAGGTGATCCGGGTCACCTACAAGACCGCTTGGTCGCTGCTGCACAAAATACGCCATGCCGTGGGGGAGTTCGATGCCCGGGAGCTGCTCTCTGGAGACGTGAAGGTGAACAGCGATCAGTATGGGCGTAATCCGTCCCGGTGTCAGCTTACGCATCCGTACGCCTCGGCGGTCGTAGCCGGCTGCACGGTCACGGAGTCGGGCGAGCCGGAGCAGGTTAAAATCCGCCTGGTGCCGCATAAGCGGGGAGGCGAAAAGAGGGCAAACCGTCACGATCTAACCGCGTTTATTAGCGGGCATGTGGATGTCCGTACATCGGCGGTACAGTTGTTCCCTCAGGCCTTTCGGCTGTATGCGCCCTTGCGGAAAGTGGTGAGAGAGGCGTGGGAATCGCTGAAGAGTACGTATGGAGCCTTGGGACTGAAACATCTGCAGGCGTACCTGAACGAATACACCGGACGCCGCCGGTTGCGCCTGCCCGGAGGACTGCCCGGAGCGGAAGAAACGATGCGGCAGAAGTTGCTGCAGATGTGTGTGGCGATTCCGACGATCCCTTACCGTAAGCTGATCGCGCGCCAACCGAACCAGCCCCTTGCGGCTGCGGCCTGA
- a CDS encoding 4'-phosphopantetheinyl transferase family protein — MVVFYIVLVTAIKVPKYIEPDTYSLFLSNVEEKKKERINRFYKIEDSYRSLLGDALIRHKIKQFTGIHNHQLKIDLNSYGKPYIDPSLGIHFNITHSGEWVVAAFGEKNVGIDIEEIKPINFEIAKKCFSPREFADLTTLTDIDEKRSYFYDLWTLKESYIKTIGRGLSIPLNSFSIFMNSYKEIFIDGAEDTVFFKQYSLDCSYKLSVCSYLNEFTNTIEQCTIYDLI; from the coding sequence ATGGTGGTGTTCTATATAGTCTTAGTTACTGCAATAAAAGTACCGAAATACATCGAACCTGATACATATTCTTTATTTCTTAGTAACGTTGAAGAAAAAAAGAAGGAAAGAATTAACCGTTTTTATAAAATCGAAGATTCTTATCGTTCCCTCTTGGGCGATGCTTTAATTAGACATAAAATCAAACAATTCACCGGTATTCACAATCATCAATTGAAGATAGATTTGAACAGCTATGGCAAACCCTATATTGATCCTTCTTTGGGTATACACTTTAACATAACACATTCCGGGGAGTGGGTTGTCGCAGCATTCGGAGAAAAAAACGTTGGAATAGATATAGAAGAAATTAAACCTATCAACTTCGAAATTGCCAAAAAATGTTTTTCACCCAGGGAATTTGCCGACTTAACAACTTTGACTGATATAGATGAAAAACGATCATATTTTTACGATTTGTGGACTTTAAAAGAAAGTTATATTAAAACAATTGGAAGGGGGCTATCGATCCCCCTTAATTCGTTCAGTATTTTCATGAACTCTTATAAGGAAATATTTATTGATGGAGCGGAGGACACCGTGTTTTTTAAGCAGTATAGTCTTGACTGCTCCTATAAACTCTCGGTATGTTCTTATCTCAACGAATTTACTAATACCATAGAACAATGTACAATTTACGATTTAATATAG
- the argR gene encoding arginine repressor — translation MKKEKRQRLIKQLVSEYEIETQEKLVELLAEQDVMVTQATISRDIRELNLIKIASPKGLMIYHASSEMALQTDLKLKRKLQEVVVRIDYVDQLTIIKTLPGNAHVIGVLLDDLNWKEMAGCICGNDTCLVISRNRSERKILEERFNLIFR, via the coding sequence ATGAAAAAAGAAAAAAGACAAAGATTAATTAAGCAATTGGTGAGCGAATATGAAATAGAAACCCAAGAGAAGTTGGTAGAATTGTTGGCAGAACAAGATGTGATGGTAACGCAAGCTACGATTTCACGGGATATCCGTGAGCTGAATTTAATCAAAATAGCTTCTCCGAAAGGACTTATGATATATCATGCTTCTTCAGAAATGGCTTTGCAAACGGATTTGAAGTTAAAGAGGAAGTTGCAAGAAGTTGTTGTAAGGATTGATTATGTTGATCAATTAACGATTATTAAAACGTTGCCTGGCAATGCGCATGTTATCGGTGTTTTATTGGATGATCTAAATTGGAAAGAAATGGCGGGTTGCATATGCGGGAATGATACCTGTCTTGTCATTTCCCGGAACCGATCGGAGCGAAAGATTTTAGAAGAAAGATTTAATTTGATTTTTAGATAA
- a CDS encoding MFS transporter, which yields MPYKKLAIPVLMISLPFIFFDVLLPLYTEELGYTTFQFTLLVSVFSLVQLIMRLVLGIVSDKYSRRSIFIASFLFFVAAYFTFAMADQLTFLLTARVLNGIANILLTLSVFGLIADANTNLAQQLGRFNSNRNLGGFIGVGLSFYILSNYELLQGWKVLFAACGAAALLAFLYALTLRQEEPKRMMNPQSVVLSTEKRKVWTVNVLFRLISSMIIVLLIPYLQDVFEADIEEIAITFLVPLLVSSFSGTYLGKLGDRMGYRKAIVISTVMSGISVAALLFSSRLSIFALFWTVFILSFSMLEFSLDAMFMKSISEHNIGDAYGKYSTGSNIGMIVGPALGGFLFDSFGHVVPYIAFVAGMTALIPLVLVALPKDPNATHQDNLIKPGHS from the coding sequence ATGCCGTATAAAAAACTAGCGATCCCGGTTTTAATGATATCCTTACCCTTTATCTTTTTTGATGTTTTGTTGCCGCTGTATACTGAGGAACTCGGATATACTACATTTCAATTTACCCTTTTGGTTTCCGTGTTCTCGCTCGTCCAATTGATTATGCGGCTTGTGCTTGGCATAGTGTCGGATAAATATAGCCGACGCTCCATCTTTATTGCGTCCTTCTTGTTTTTTGTCGCAGCTTATTTTACATTTGCTATGGCTGATCAATTAACGTTTTTGCTGACCGCAAGAGTGTTGAACGGCATCGCAAACATTCTGCTGACCCTTTCCGTCTTCGGGCTTATCGCCGATGCCAATACGAATTTAGCACAACAACTGGGGCGCTTTAACAGCAACCGCAATCTTGGCGGGTTCATCGGCGTCGGATTAAGCTTCTACATATTAAGCAACTACGAATTGCTGCAGGGATGGAAGGTGTTGTTCGCAGCTTGCGGAGCAGCCGCCTTGTTGGCGTTTCTTTATGCACTTACTTTAAGACAGGAAGAGCCAAAGCGAATGATGAATCCGCAAAGTGTTGTTTTATCAACCGAGAAACGCAAAGTCTGGACGGTGAATGTACTGTTCCGGCTGATCTCCAGCATGATTATCGTTTTGTTGATTCCTTACCTGCAAGATGTGTTTGAAGCAGACATTGAAGAGATCGCCATTACCTTCTTGGTCCCCTTGCTGGTATCTTCATTTTCGGGTACTTATCTGGGCAAACTTGGCGATCGGATGGGTTACCGCAAGGCAATTGTTATATCAACCGTGATGTCCGGCATATCGGTTGCCGCCCTTCTGTTTTCCTCCAGGCTGAGCATATTCGCCTTGTTTTGGACGGTCTTTATCCTTTCATTTTCCATGCTGGAGTTCTCGCTGGATGCAATGTTTATGAAGAGCATTTCCGAGCATAACATTGGCGATGCCTACGGCAAATATTCCACAGGCTCCAATATCGGCATGATTGTCGGACCCGCGCTGGGGGGCTTTTTATTTGATTCCTTCGGCCATGTTGTCCCTTATATCGCGTTCGTGGCAGGGATGACCGCATTGATTCCGTTGGTGCTCGTTGCGCTTCCCAAAGACCCGAATGCTACCCATCAAGACAACTTAATAAAGCCGGGCCATTCCTGA